A single window of Luteipulveratus halotolerans DNA harbors:
- the selD gene encoding selenide, water dikinase SelD: protein MTVTSELGRLTSYAHGGGCACKIPPGELEDAVAGLTGQVGDDILVGLDDGDDAAAVRVGDLAVLSTADFFTPVVDDAYDWGRIAAANALSDVYAMGGRPVVAINLMGWPRGVLPMELMTEVLRGGLAVAGEAGCPVIGGHTVDDPEPKYGMAVTGIAAPDRLLRNDAALPGLPITLTKPIGVGLLNNRHKSTGAVFPQAVELMTTLNRAASEAALAAGVRAATDVTGFGLLGHLHKMCRASGVGAVIDRSAVPVVEGALDALAGGFVSGGTQRNLDWVRPHLRTADDVTEDDLLLLADAQTSGGLLVVGELPGHPVIGHTVEGSGIQIH from the coding sequence ATGACGGTGACGAGCGAGCTGGGCCGGCTGACGTCGTACGCGCACGGTGGCGGGTGCGCCTGCAAGATCCCGCCGGGCGAGCTCGAGGACGCGGTCGCGGGCCTGACCGGTCAGGTCGGCGACGACATCCTGGTCGGCCTCGACGACGGCGACGACGCAGCGGCCGTGCGCGTGGGCGACCTGGCCGTGCTGTCGACCGCCGACTTCTTCACGCCGGTCGTCGACGACGCCTACGACTGGGGCCGCATCGCCGCGGCCAACGCGCTCTCCGACGTCTACGCGATGGGCGGCCGGCCGGTCGTCGCGATCAACCTGATGGGCTGGCCGCGCGGTGTGCTGCCGATGGAGCTGATGACCGAGGTGCTGCGCGGCGGCCTCGCGGTCGCGGGTGAGGCGGGCTGTCCTGTGATCGGCGGCCACACCGTCGACGACCCCGAGCCGAAGTACGGCATGGCCGTCACCGGCATCGCCGCACCCGACCGGTTGCTACGCAACGACGCGGCCCTGCCGGGGCTGCCCATCACGCTCACCAAGCCGATCGGCGTCGGTCTGCTCAACAACCGGCACAAGAGCACGGGCGCCGTCTTCCCGCAGGCCGTCGAGTTGATGACCACGCTCAACCGCGCCGCGTCCGAGGCGGCGCTCGCAGCCGGCGTCCGTGCTGCGACTGATGTGACCGGGTTCGGGCTGCTCGGTCACCTGCACAAGATGTGCCGCGCGTCGGGCGTCGGTGCTGTGATCGACCGGTCGGCGGTGCCCGTGGTCGAGGGTGCGCTCGACGCGCTCGCCGGAGGTTTTGTGTCCGGCGGCACGCAGCGCAACCTCGACTGGGTACGCCCGCACCTGCGTACGGCGGACGACGTCACCGAGGACGACCTGCTGCTGCTGGCCGACGCGCAGACCTCGGGCGGGCTCCTGGTCGTCGGCGAGCTGCCCGGTCACCCCGTGATCGGCCACACGGTCGAAGGCTCCGGCATCCAGATCCACTGA